One segment of Candidatus Fokinia solitaria DNA contains the following:
- the uvrA gene encoding excinuclease ABC subunit UvrA has product MSTSSNKVEYIIISDASENNLKKVSVKVPKEKFVVFSGVSGSGKSSLAMDVLNAEGKRLYLGLSTYARQFEEQAKPKLGSICGMGAPIAIDQKGFSRNPRSTVATITDIYDFLRVLFASIGDPHSPATGQIIKRQAATEVVEKVLSLPPDSNITFHALIAKNQKGDFRKELALLKKNGYRKFTIDGTQYDVDHLPILESNVVHTIKAVIGNLFLSEVSLAGKNKTAYHGLKEQIFSFVNTATRLSRGILELHIASPAQQPYEMILSQGFSCPVSGFTIEEPTPKMFSFNVPQGTCPECDGLGKESFFSRELVVPQPRLSLMEGAIHPWSAESKIVPESFRKKCVQVFRALSEKYSFDLATPFCDLPQKVQDIIFDGSRGELLRIQYSDGTRYTMIEEEFEGVIPFLEKRADAQTNTHLADELTKYRDVRNCKCCKGYRLNNKALHVKIAGIHIGELCQMSITEAIQWFKVLDGKLDEKKKQIAEQLIEEVIKRLLLLEEIGVGYLSLDRQAQTLSGGEGQRVKITRQVGSSLSGIVYVLDEPCAGAHEHDKHRIIDIICSLIKMGNSLLVVEHDLNIIRRADYVIDVGPGAGKAGGYVVATGTPNEIAECKESITGLYLSGERNIGCPSIRRTLNTDMLSIYGATAYNIKDVDIDIPCGVLTAITGVSGSGKSTFVELFYRAISNKINGVLTNSSLYKKITGVENVDKIIRIDQSPIGRTPRSNPATYINVFTQIRELYANLPDSIGNGYTAARFSFNIKGGRCEVCEGDGVIKVEMYFLPDVYIQCDACGGKRYNQDTLQIKWNGYSIADILELSVDEAMEAFANVPAIREKISLLQEVGLGYMQMGQSATTLSGGEAQRVKLSRELSKRAHITTLSLEKGGEEFSRSHTVYLLDEPSKGLHPEDVTKLIATINRLVDRGDTVVVVEHNMSIVAQADYVIDFGPGGGPKGGKVLCVGRPEDICKHPESVTGLYLREYLSRLSRTIEA; this is encoded by the coding sequence ATGTCAACATCTTCTAATAAAGTGGAATATATCATTATCTCAGATGCATCTGAAAACAATCTTAAAAAAGTCAGCGTAAAAGTACCGAAGGAGAAGTTCGTTGTTTTTTCCGGTGTTAGCGGCTCTGGCAAGAGTTCGTTAGCAATGGATGTGTTAAATGCAGAAGGAAAGAGGCTTTATCTAGGTCTTAGTACATATGCAAGGCAGTTTGAAGAGCAAGCAAAGCCTAAGCTTGGAAGTATATGCGGGATGGGCGCTCCTATTGCGATAGATCAAAAAGGATTCTCTAGAAATCCTCGTTCTACAGTAGCTACGATTACGGATATATACGATTTTTTGCGTGTGTTGTTTGCCTCTATAGGAGATCCGCATTCGCCCGCTACAGGACAAATAATAAAAAGACAAGCAGCAACTGAGGTAGTGGAAAAAGTGCTATCTTTACCTCCTGATTCGAATATTACATTTCATGCACTGATAGCGAAAAATCAAAAAGGAGATTTTAGAAAGGAATTAGCGCTTCTAAAGAAGAATGGCTATAGAAAATTTACTATAGATGGTACTCAGTATGACGTAGATCATTTACCTATACTTGAGTCAAATGTAGTGCATACTATCAAAGCTGTTATAGGTAATCTTTTTCTTTCCGAAGTATCATTAGCGGGAAAAAATAAAACAGCATATCATGGTTTAAAAGAGCAGATTTTTTCCTTTGTTAATACAGCTACGAGACTTAGTAGAGGAATATTAGAGTTACATATTGCTTCACCTGCGCAACAACCATATGAGATGATACTATCTCAAGGATTTTCTTGTCCAGTTTCCGGATTTACAATTGAAGAGCCTACTCCAAAGATGTTCTCGTTTAATGTGCCTCAAGGTACATGTCCAGAGTGCGATGGATTAGGTAAAGAATCCTTTTTCTCGAGAGAGTTAGTAGTGCCTCAGCCTCGTCTTAGTTTGATGGAAGGTGCAATACATCCATGGTCAGCAGAAAGTAAGATTGTACCAGAAAGTTTCCGTAAAAAGTGCGTACAAGTCTTTCGTGCATTATCTGAAAAATACTCATTCGATCTTGCAACGCCGTTTTGTGATTTACCACAGAAAGTACAGGATATTATTTTCGATGGTTCAAGAGGAGAACTTCTGAGAATTCAGTATAGTGATGGTACGAGATACACAATGATTGAAGAAGAGTTCGAAGGAGTCATTCCATTTCTTGAGAAAAGAGCAGATGCGCAGACAAATACGCATTTAGCAGATGAATTAACAAAGTATAGAGATGTGAGAAATTGCAAATGTTGTAAGGGATACAGATTAAATAATAAGGCACTTCACGTGAAAATTGCGGGGATACATATTGGCGAGTTGTGTCAGATGAGTATTACGGAAGCAATACAATGGTTCAAAGTATTAGATGGAAAGTTAGATGAAAAGAAAAAGCAGATTGCTGAGCAATTGATTGAAGAGGTTATAAAACGTCTGCTGCTGTTAGAAGAAATTGGTGTTGGATATTTAAGCTTAGATAGGCAAGCGCAAACTCTTTCTGGAGGTGAAGGGCAACGTGTGAAAATTACGCGACAAGTAGGTTCAAGTTTGAGTGGAATAGTATATGTTTTGGATGAGCCATGTGCCGGTGCACATGAACATGATAAACATAGGATCATAGATATTATATGTTCGCTGATAAAAATGGGTAATTCGCTTTTAGTAGTAGAACATGATTTGAATATTATCAGAAGAGCTGATTATGTAATTGATGTAGGGCCAGGCGCGGGAAAAGCAGGTGGCTATGTAGTGGCTACTGGTACTCCGAATGAGATTGCAGAATGTAAGGAAAGTATTACTGGTCTATATCTTTCAGGTGAGAGAAATATTGGCTGTCCAAGTATCAGAAGAACTCTCAATACTGATATGTTATCTATCTATGGCGCAACAGCATACAACATCAAAGATGTCGATATCGATATTCCGTGTGGAGTGCTTACGGCTATTACTGGAGTTTCAGGAAGTGGTAAGTCCACTTTCGTAGAACTCTTTTATAGAGCAATAAGTAATAAAATCAACGGAGTACTTACTAACTCAAGTTTATATAAGAAAATCACAGGAGTAGAAAATGTAGATAAAATAATAAGAATAGATCAGTCGCCAATAGGTAGAACGCCACGTTCAAATCCTGCGACATATATTAACGTGTTTACACAAATTAGAGAATTATACGCGAATCTTCCCGATTCTATCGGTAATGGTTATACCGCAGCGAGATTTTCATTTAATATCAAAGGCGGAAGATGCGAGGTATGCGAAGGTGATGGCGTGATTAAGGTAGAAATGTATTTTTTGCCTGATGTGTATATACAATGTGATGCGTGTGGAGGAAAACGCTACAATCAAGATACATTGCAGATAAAGTGGAATGGATACTCTATAGCAGATATATTAGAACTTTCTGTTGATGAAGCGATGGAAGCTTTCGCAAATGTGCCCGCAATAAGAGAAAAGATATCTTTACTACAAGAAGTTGGATTAGGATATATGCAGATGGGGCAATCAGCAACAACACTTTCCGGTGGTGAAGCGCAACGCGTTAAGCTGTCTAGAGAACTATCTAAAAGAGCACATATCACCACTCTCAGCTTAGAGAAAGGAGGAGAAGAATTCTCTAGAAGTCATACAGTATATTTGTTGGATGAGCCAAGCAAAGGATTACATCCAGAAGACGTTACAAAGTTGATTGCCACGATTAACAGATTAGTTGATAGAGGCGATACTGTAGTTGTAGTGGAACATAATATGAGTATTGTGGCACAGGCTGATTACGTGATAGATTTTGGCCCTGGAGGAGGCCCTAAAGGTGGTAAAGTGCTATGTGTAGGACGTCCGGAAGATATATGCAAGCATCCAGAGAGTGTTACTGGACTGTATTTAAGAGAGTATCTTAGTAGACTATCTCGCACGATAGAAGCGTGA
- a CDS encoding ATP-binding cassette domain-containing protein: MIKISNVCLKAHTDDYSIFHNLTIDIMENEFIMIVGRNGVGKSSFLRLINGEIKNFTGCATVDGHSVKSMHSSQRKKLFSYVTQYPDSNTVSDMTVFENLNLAYMQGKRRGMRLYNTKERRSFFMEKLKELDIGLERKLNQFVATLSGGQRQLLSVVMSLLSESKILLMDEITSALDPKTSDNVMKLTRKILRGKTVLMITHDMHHAIEYGDRLIILNDGSVMHQFKEKEKSSLKPLELIKLLGEG; encoded by the coding sequence ATGATAAAGATAAGTAATGTCTGCTTAAAAGCGCACACTGATGATTACTCCATATTTCACAATCTCACAATCGATATTATGGAAAATGAATTCATTATGATTGTAGGTCGTAATGGTGTAGGGAAATCGAGTTTTTTGCGCCTTATAAATGGCGAAATAAAAAATTTTACCGGATGCGCAACAGTAGATGGACATAGTGTCAAATCAATGCATTCTTCTCAGCGAAAAAAGCTTTTTTCGTATGTAACGCAATATCCTGATAGTAATACCGTTAGCGATATGACAGTATTCGAGAATCTTAATCTTGCTTATATGCAAGGGAAAAGAAGAGGGATGAGATTATACAATACAAAGGAGAGGAGAAGCTTTTTTATGGAAAAGCTGAAAGAATTGGATATAGGTCTTGAGAGAAAGTTAAATCAATTTGTAGCTACTTTATCCGGAGGGCAGCGACAGCTTCTTAGTGTGGTAATGTCGTTACTTTCCGAATCTAAGATATTACTGATGGATGAAATAACGTCTGCACTTGATCCGAAAACATCCGATAACGTAATGAAACTCACAAGGAAAATTCTAAGAGGAAAGACAGTTTTAATGATAACGCATGACATGCATCATGCTATAGAATATGGAGATAGGCTGATTATTTTAAACGATGGTAGCGTAATGCATCAGTTCAAAGAAAAAGAGAAATCTTCATTGAAACCATTAGAATTAATCAAGCTTTTAGGAGAAGGATAA
- a CDS encoding ABC transporter permease has protein sequence MEEILIAVEVGLIYSIVAIGIYLTFRIIDFPDLTCDGSFMSGAAVSGALIANGVSVVLATVSAFAVGVVVGIITGILHIYCKVQNLLAGILVAFMLYSVNMRIMGGVSNISLVGYDTLFSNISPILVLLCILVFVLCTFSYVLNTDFGLSARAIGYNKAVCKTVNICVSGVTLAILGLSNGAIALSGSLMAQYQQLCDTSQGIGTLVVGFAGIFLGEKVFKRKSVIFSILSCIVGSVIYRLIIAFALHVELLHLEVYDVNLITGVVVTIVIYLTKVRISHDKDK, from the coding sequence ATGGAAGAGATTTTAATTGCTGTAGAAGTAGGACTGATATATAGCATAGTAGCTATAGGGATTTACCTTACATTTCGAATAATAGACTTTCCTGATTTGACATGTGATGGAAGTTTTATGAGTGGCGCTGCGGTATCAGGCGCTTTAATTGCAAATGGAGTTTCGGTAGTGCTAGCGACAGTTTCTGCTTTTGCTGTTGGAGTAGTAGTAGGGATTATTACCGGAATCTTACATATATATTGTAAGGTACAGAATTTACTTGCTGGAATACTAGTCGCTTTTATGTTGTATTCTGTAAATATGCGTATTATGGGGGGAGTTTCCAATATATCATTAGTAGGATATGATACGCTATTTTCTAATATTTCTCCAATCTTGGTATTATTATGCATTTTGGTATTTGTATTATGTACTTTTTCTTATGTATTAAATACCGATTTTGGATTATCTGCACGCGCAATAGGGTACAATAAAGCTGTATGTAAAACGGTGAATATATGCGTTAGTGGCGTTACATTGGCGATATTAGGGCTTAGCAATGGCGCAATAGCGTTAAGCGGAAGTTTAATGGCACAGTACCAGCAATTATGCGATACATCGCAAGGAATTGGTACATTAGTAGTAGGATTCGCAGGTATTTTCCTTGGAGAAAAGGTATTTAAAAGGAAGTCGGTAATTTTTTCGATACTTTCATGCATAGTTGGCTCTGTGATATACAGGCTGATTATTGCTTTTGCTTTGCATGTGGAGTTGCTGCATTTGGAAGTATACGATGTAAATCTGATTACCGGCGTTGTGGTGACAATAGTAATTTATCTCACAAAAGTACGTATATCGCATGATAAAGATAAGTAA
- a CDS encoding ABC transporter substrate-binding protein, whose product MIRYVLLKVFVCYAFIACAAENTVLILKSADHPALDIVASAIQDTVKDFASVSIKSAQGNIALAHQIASQYFSSNPKAVVGVGTMAAQMLLNARKKRDTLIVFSSVTEPYKAGLLKSKNVAGVSNFLRSEKYLAIITEMQPLIKSLGILYNPSEINSQYIVDDLSKACSRSNIKLVKRALLKVTDVNSCLSSMMKEVDAVIISNDNTALSAISNIAEFCKKNNVPLYCTDVDTVYAGVLGAIGPNQYKIGVMTGELLKKSFNNEEVSGVVLYPEKIEIAINELTSNEIGFSVPSDVLQKASIIVNKR is encoded by the coding sequence ATGATTAGATATGTACTACTCAAAGTATTTGTATGTTATGCATTTATCGCTTGTGCGGCAGAAAATACGGTATTAATTCTGAAATCTGCGGATCATCCAGCACTAGATATTGTAGCTTCTGCTATTCAAGATACTGTAAAAGATTTCGCATCAGTAAGCATAAAATCTGCACAAGGCAATATTGCACTTGCGCATCAGATTGCTTCGCAGTACTTTTCGTCAAATCCGAAAGCAGTAGTAGGCGTCGGTACAATGGCAGCGCAGATGCTATTAAACGCAAGAAAGAAGCGTGATACTCTTATTGTTTTTTCATCCGTCACTGAGCCATATAAAGCAGGTTTGCTAAAAAGCAAGAATGTAGCAGGTGTGAGTAATTTCTTGCGATCAGAAAAGTACCTTGCGATAATAACTGAAATGCAGCCTCTTATAAAAAGTTTGGGAATATTATACAATCCAAGTGAAATAAACTCGCAATATATAGTAGATGATCTGTCAAAAGCGTGTTCACGATCTAACATAAAATTGGTGAAGCGTGCTTTGTTGAAGGTTACTGATGTAAATTCTTGTTTATCTTCTATGATGAAAGAAGTCGATGCAGTGATAATTAGTAACGATAATACCGCGCTAAGTGCTATTTCAAATATAGCTGAATTTTGCAAGAAAAATAATGTACCGTTGTATTGTACAGACGTAGATACGGTGTATGCAGGAGTTTTAGGTGCTATAGGGCCTAATCAATATAAGATTGGCGTTATGACAGGAGAGTTACTGAAAAAATCTTTTAATAATGAGGAAGTAAGCGGCGTAGTTCTATATCCGGAGAAGATTGAAATTGCCATTAATGAACTCACGAGTAATGAAATAGGTTTTTCCGTACCGTCTGACGTGTTGCAAAAAGCTTCTATAATCGTTAATAAGAGATGA
- a CDS encoding PD40 domain-containing protein, whose protein sequence is MLANTSHAVLELKISQNKVRFVDCAIFPFHGDASPVSQKISTAIAKDLSFSGIFSISDPRGFLENVGFTNVPNFHLWQKSGTSLIILGRVERNKAADSILVSYKLFDVKLKKQVDTFSKVVPISSWREVSHAISNRIYRYITGQNGYFATKVAFVKELKKAKKQVTKLVIADYNGDNAVYVTNGKNIVHNPQFSPCGTKLYYIEYWNHRTVVMRLDLENGSVKPILSLKGTIFSINFSPDMRKMIFSIAYMGTTGLYEYSLSSGKTVPLLSVKNAIITNAQYSYDGTRMVFTSDHSGINRIYSLNSATRKINQISTGSGQYFTPSYSPDGNYIAFSKRLNGMFYLGIMNADGSEEKLLNSALLVDNVAWAPNGSGMMFSARKGNGGISSIYFIDINGNKESVVATHASSLSWNRMR, encoded by the coding sequence ATGCTTGCGAATACATCGCATGCTGTTTTGGAACTGAAAATCTCCCAAAATAAAGTACGTTTCGTAGATTGTGCGATTTTTCCGTTTCACGGTGATGCGTCTCCGGTATCGCAGAAAATTTCTACAGCAATTGCGAAAGATTTATCTTTTTCAGGAATTTTTAGTATTTCAGATCCTAGAGGATTCTTAGAAAATGTAGGATTCACGAATGTGCCAAACTTTCATTTATGGCAAAAGAGTGGTACGTCACTTATAATACTCGGACGGGTAGAGCGTAACAAAGCAGCTGACTCAATATTGGTATCTTATAAGTTATTTGATGTAAAACTTAAGAAGCAAGTTGATACCTTTTCTAAAGTAGTACCAATAAGTAGTTGGAGAGAAGTTTCGCATGCGATATCGAATCGAATTTATCGATACATCACTGGTCAGAATGGTTACTTCGCTACAAAAGTGGCGTTTGTGAAAGAACTGAAAAAAGCTAAAAAGCAAGTTACGAAGCTGGTGATAGCGGATTATAACGGCGATAATGCTGTATACGTAACAAACGGTAAAAATATAGTACATAATCCACAATTTAGTCCATGTGGTACGAAGCTGTATTATATAGAGTACTGGAATCATAGAACAGTCGTTATGAGACTAGATCTTGAGAATGGTAGTGTGAAACCAATTCTTTCACTAAAAGGCACTATTTTTTCGATAAATTTTTCTCCGGATATGAGAAAGATGATCTTTTCCATAGCGTATATGGGGACTACTGGTTTATATGAGTACTCTTTGAGTAGTGGTAAGACGGTACCTTTACTATCCGTGAAAAACGCTATTATTACGAATGCGCAATATTCATATGATGGTACGAGAATGGTATTTACCTCTGATCATAGTGGTATCAATAGAATCTACTCTCTTAACTCAGCTACGAGAAAGATCAATCAGATTAGTACTGGTAGTGGACAGTACTTTACTCCATCGTATTCTCCAGATGGAAATTATATAGCATTCAGTAAGCGCTTAAATGGTATGTTCTATCTTGGTATCATGAATGCTGATGGCAGTGAAGAAAAGCTTTTAAATAGTGCATTGCTAGTTGATAATGTTGCATGGGCACCGAATGGTTCTGGTATGATGTTTAGCGCACGTAAGGGAAATGGAGGTATCAGCAGCATATATTTTATCGATATAAATGGAAATAAAGAATCTGTAGTAGCGACTCATGCTAGTTCTTTATCATGGAATAGAATGAGGTAG
- the rplX gene encoding 50S ribosomal protein L24, translating into MAARVVKGDEVIVISGKYKGKIGKVLAVLASECEVVVAGVNIRSKKQKANAGGYQNIEFPLPLSKVMHIDPSDRKPCRIGFKVSDGKKIRYSKRSGVDIQSPEYIKSTSIEKA; encoded by the coding sequence ATGGCTGCTAGAGTTGTAAAGGGTGATGAAGTGATAGTAATCTCCGGAAAGTATAAGGGAAAAATTGGCAAGGTATTAGCTGTACTTGCAAGTGAATGCGAAGTGGTAGTTGCAGGTGTGAATATCAGAAGCAAAAAACAGAAAGCTAATGCAGGTGGATATCAAAATATAGAATTTCCACTTCCTTTATCTAAGGTAATGCATATCGATCCAAGTGATAGAAAGCCATGCCGTATAGGCTTTAAAGTGTCAGATGGTAAGAAAATAAGGTATAGTAAGAGAAGTGGCGTAGATATTCAGTCTCCTGAGTACATTAAAAGCACAAGTATAGAAAAGGCTTAG
- the rplN gene encoding 50S ribosomal protein L14, with amino-acid sequence MIIPGTVLLVADNSGAKFAKCIKVLGGSKRRFGSIGDRIVVSVVDAIPNPKLVKAGGVYKAVVVRTKKEVRRKDGSYIKFDVNAAVIINEAGEPLATRVFGVMPRELRGLGFTKIISLAQEVL; translated from the coding sequence ATGATTATACCTGGTACGGTACTATTAGTTGCCGATAATTCTGGTGCTAAATTTGCTAAGTGTATAAAAGTGCTTGGTGGCTCGAAGAGAAGATTCGGTTCTATTGGTGATAGAATAGTGGTATCCGTAGTGGATGCGATACCGAATCCAAAGTTAGTAAAAGCTGGTGGAGTGTATAAAGCTGTAGTTGTAAGAACGAAAAAAGAGGTTAGAAGAAAGGACGGTAGTTATATCAAATTCGACGTGAATGCTGCTGTTATAATAAATGAAGCAGGCGAACCTCTTGCAACTAGGGTTTTTGGCGTGATGCCACGCGAATTAAGAGGGTTAGGATTTACAAAGATTATCTCTCTAGCACAAGAAGTGTTGTAA
- the rpsQ gene encoding 30S ribosomal protein S17, translated as MPKRILKGVVVSDKQQSTVVVEVERKFQHPKYRKIVSVTKKYHAHDPNSAFKCGDAVSIIESRPISKLKRWMVLYDKIAN; from the coding sequence ATGCCAAAAAGAATACTAAAAGGTGTTGTTGTGAGTGATAAGCAACAGAGTACCGTTGTCGTTGAGGTGGAGAGAAAGTTTCAGCATCCAAAGTATAGAAAGATAGTTTCAGTTACAAAGAAATATCATGCGCACGATCCTAACTCTGCTTTTAAGTGTGGAGATGCAGTTTCTATCATTGAGTCGAGGCCAATATCTAAGTTAAAAAGATGGATGGTGTTATACGATAAAATCGCTAATTGA
- a CDS encoding NuoB/complex I 20 kDa subunit family protein, with protein MKHIAVTDEECLIKEISAQYSKTGFVKAKFMELLAWARVGSLWPMTFGLACCAVEMMHAAGSRYDMDRFGMLFRATPRQSDVIIVAGTLTNKMAAALRMVYDQMPEPRWVISMGSCANGGGYYHYSYSVVRGCDRIIPVDVYIPGCPPTPEALLYGFMILQRKIKRQHREAAYDKLKQNTAPLSN; from the coding sequence ATAAAGCATATTGCTGTCACAGATGAAGAGTGTTTAATCAAGGAAATTTCAGCGCAATATTCAAAGACTGGCTTTGTCAAAGCTAAATTCATGGAATTGCTTGCATGGGCGAGAGTAGGCTCTCTGTGGCCAATGACATTTGGTTTAGCATGCTGTGCTGTAGAGATGATGCATGCAGCAGGAAGTAGATATGATATGGATAGATTCGGAATGCTCTTTCGCGCAACGCCTAGACAATCTGATGTCATCATAGTTGCTGGCACTCTGACAAATAAGATGGCTGCAGCGCTACGTATGGTCTATGATCAGATGCCAGAACCGAGATGGGTGATATCAATGGGTAGCTGTGCAAACGGTGGAGGATATTATCACTACTCATACTCTGTAGTGAGAGGATGCGATCGAATTATACCAGTAGATGTGTATATCCCTGGTTGCCCTCCAACTCCGGAAGCACTACTATACGGATTCATGATTTTGCAAAGAAAAATCAAAAGACAGCATAGAGAGGCGGCGTACGACAAACTGAAGCAGAATACCGCGCCACTCTCAAATTAA
- a CDS encoding TolC family protein, with product MSSCFSFIKSEAYDISMAIDAALQNNQKIAAAKEKVSASSGRENMALATLLPTANWGYSISTVKDAKTFTGQKVERNISENASLQISCNIFKSGADMMDIVSSNADKNADTYMFYDTVTKVTAQVILSYEKVLHDKDVVVIRQRQKRYYEDALDKAKVKFSLGVIASSDLAEAEYQMANAVSQLTAAEESLKEEKGKFRYLTGTEFPDEHIKLSHVDFHNVSMPASLDAVIDVTMQHNDAIMQSSFSYKREKAHSVAALSRLGASVDVSYNIAPDTSQSVYDSETSAYLFGGKTLSLNVRVPIFVPVDYARIYAQNSEKNRTKIAWRDAKAVAIEEAKKLWGRMESNVVLMKAREAALMHRVKLAKDTAIEYEVGTKNFTDSMRAQVDAYEAEIAFYDSVFYYTSSIVEMLGNMGTLKYLSPKILIGKEWTQPTGYGDDA from the coding sequence ATGTCGTCATGTTTTTCGTTTATCAAGTCTGAAGCGTATGATATTTCGATGGCTATAGATGCCGCTTTGCAGAATAATCAGAAAATAGCTGCTGCGAAGGAGAAGGTGAGTGCATCATCCGGTAGGGAAAATATGGCGCTTGCTACTCTATTACCTACAGCGAACTGGGGATATTCTATTTCTACTGTAAAGGACGCGAAGACGTTTACGGGGCAGAAAGTAGAACGTAACATCAGCGAGAATGCTTCATTGCAGATAAGCTGTAACATCTTTAAAAGTGGTGCAGATATGATGGATATCGTTTCTTCAAATGCCGACAAAAATGCTGACACATACATGTTCTACGATACCGTTACTAAAGTTACTGCACAGGTGATATTAAGTTATGAAAAGGTACTTCATGATAAAGATGTAGTTGTGATTAGGCAAAGACAAAAAAGGTACTATGAAGATGCTTTAGATAAAGCAAAAGTGAAGTTTTCTCTTGGAGTGATTGCCTCTTCCGATTTAGCAGAGGCAGAATATCAGATGGCGAATGCAGTCAGTCAGTTAACAGCAGCAGAAGAATCGCTAAAAGAAGAAAAAGGAAAATTCCGCTATCTGACTGGTACTGAATTTCCAGATGAGCACATAAAACTCTCTCATGTTGATTTTCACAATGTTTCTATGCCTGCTTCTTTGGATGCTGTGATTGATGTTACAATGCAACATAATGATGCTATTATGCAAAGTTCTTTTTCTTACAAAAGAGAGAAAGCGCATTCTGTAGCAGCACTTTCAAGGCTTGGTGCTTCCGTCGATGTATCTTATAACATTGCACCGGATACTTCACAAAGTGTATATGATTCTGAGACAAGTGCTTACTTATTCGGAGGTAAAACACTCTCTCTTAATGTTAGGGTGCCTATATTCGTACCAGTGGATTACGCTAGAATATATGCTCAAAATAGTGAGAAAAATCGTACTAAAATTGCCTGGAGAGATGCTAAAGCGGTAGCAATAGAAGAAGCGAAGAAATTATGGGGAAGAATGGAGAGTAATGTGGTCTTGATGAAAGCACGTGAAGCTGCCTTGATGCATCGTGTGAAGCTTGCTAAGGATACAGCAATAGAGTACGAGGTAGGTACGAAGAATTTTACTGATTCTATGAGAGCGCAAGTTGATGCGTATGAAGCAGAAATAGCGTTTTATGATAGCGTTTTTTACTACACGTCATCGATTGTTGAAATGCTTGGTAATATGGGTACTCTCAAGTATCTTTCTCCTAAAATTCTTATAGGTAAAGAGTGGACGCAACCTACAGGATATGGTGATGACGCTTAG
- a CDS encoding enoyl-ACP reductase — MLKNKIGLIVGLSNEYSIAYKTAVQCYNAGATLALSCQTQLASRAMPLAQKVQGTLYECDATDTASVDLMIQHVKEKFGKLDFVIHSVAFAPKECLSGRFLDTSHSDFSLTMSASCFSFIYLAKAASELMHDGGSIITMTYYGAQKVIPNYNVMGVAKAALEACVRYAALDLGTEKIRVNAISAGPIKTLAASGIGGFSKMLHWVEKNSIMRENVSGADVGDSAVYLVSDMSKNVTGQTLFVDSGYSVVGMKLEE, encoded by the coding sequence ATGCTAAAGAATAAAATAGGTCTTATAGTTGGTCTCTCAAATGAGTACTCAATTGCATATAAAACGGCTGTACAATGTTACAATGCCGGTGCTACTCTAGCACTTTCGTGCCAAACACAACTTGCATCTCGCGCAATGCCACTAGCACAGAAAGTACAGGGAACGCTGTATGAGTGCGATGCTACCGATACCGCATCTGTTGATTTAATGATTCAGCATGTTAAGGAAAAATTTGGAAAATTGGATTTTGTGATACATAGCGTCGCATTTGCTCCTAAAGAATGTCTGTCAGGGCGCTTTTTAGACACTTCACATTCTGACTTTTCGCTCACTATGAGTGCTTCGTGCTTCTCATTTATCTATCTTGCAAAAGCTGCATCAGAATTAATGCACGACGGAGGCAGTATAATAACGATGACATACTACGGCGCGCAAAAAGTTATACCTAATTACAATGTAATGGGAGTGGCAAAAGCAGCATTAGAAGCCTGTGTAAGATATGCTGCTCTAGATCTTGGTACAGAAAAAATACGCGTTAACGCTATCTCTGCAGGCCCTATCAAGACTCTTGCAGCTTCCGGCATAGGCGGATTTAGCAAAATGCTTCATTGGGTTGAAAAGAACTCCATTATGAGAGAGAATGTAAGCGGCGCAGATGTAGGAGATAGCGCTGTATATCTAGTCAGTGATATGAGTAAAAACGTCACGGGACAGACTTTATTCGTTGATTCAGGCTATAGCGTAGTAGGTATGAAACTGGAAGAGTAA